A single region of the Roseofilum capinflatum BLCC-M114 genome encodes:
- the sufR gene encoding iron-sulfur cluster biosynthesis transcriptional regulator SufR translates to MGTAHQISTKEAILEYLLKDGQATALELAEALGVSPQAIRRHLKDLEGEELIEYEVVHGDKDGQTSMGRPQHWYSLSRKGRDRFPNNHGEFAVALLDTLAETVGKDQVGSILQKQWQRKAQVYRDRLRSGTIEERVEKLVELRQEEGYMAQWYAVEPDAQNPNRATGFMLTEHHCAIADVAESFPTVCGHELEMFSDLFPDCQVERTHWIIDGEHRCGYLIAPVMNRAESA, encoded by the coding sequence ATGGGAACAGCTCACCAAATTTCGACGAAAGAGGCCATTCTGGAGTACCTCCTCAAGGATGGCCAAGCAACGGCTTTGGAGTTAGCAGAGGCGTTGGGGGTGAGTCCCCAAGCGATTCGGCGACATCTGAAGGACTTGGAGGGGGAGGAGTTGATTGAGTATGAGGTTGTGCATGGAGATAAGGATGGACAGACTTCGATGGGACGGCCCCAACATTGGTATTCCCTGAGTCGGAAGGGGCGCGATCGCTTTCCCAATAATCATGGTGAATTTGCTGTGGCTCTTCTGGATACTTTAGCGGAAACGGTGGGCAAAGACCAAGTGGGGTCGATTTTGCAGAAGCAATGGCAGCGTAAAGCGCAGGTTTACCGCGATCGCCTCAGAAGTGGCACGATTGAGGAACGGGTAGAAAAGTTGGTGGAACTGCGGCAGGAAGAAGGGTATATGGCTCAATGGTATGCCGTAGAACCGGATGCCCAGAATCCGAATAGAGCAACCGGATTTATGTTAACGGAGCATCATTGCGCGATCGCCGATGTAGCTGAATCCTTTCCGACGGTGTGTGGCCATGAATTGGAGATGTTTTCTGATCTGTTTCCGGATTGTCAGGTGGAACGTACTCATTGGATTATTGATGGAGAACATCGCTGTGGTTATTTAATCGCGCCGGTCATGAATCGGGCTGAATCAGCTTAA